ATGATTTCAATCAGGAAAATGCATTTGATGCTCTGGGAGAAGTGCACACACATGATAGTTTGGATGCGGAGTTGCTAGATTCTGGTCCAAATTCTATTGATTTTCATCTATCTCAAGGAAAATCTCAACTAGATGATGATATCGAATCAAAAACTTCGAATGATTTAGATTTTTCCTGCCATGATGAAGCATTATCTGTGCTGCCTAGAGGATCGTCAACCATAGCTTCTGATTCTGAGGCATTTTCTGGTGCTAGTGGTTCCATTAGCTGTCAGCAACCGCCAATTATCAAgcataaaaatgtaaataaacaGCTAAAATGTTTGGGACGTGGGAGGTTTGTTAAATGGGAAACTCTTAGTGCTACGATTCCTCTTGATGCTGCATCATGCCCTGATGCTGTTAAGGAATATTCAATTTGGGGCAAAGAAAAGGCTACACAAGCTTTGGCTGAAAATGCAAGGAAGCATCTTTTACATCTTGGCTGGGAAATTGAATGCAGGACAGATAAGCCTACTTTTAGATATACCTCTCCTGATGGAAAGTGTTTCTATTCTCTTCTTCAGGTGTGCAATCTCTTGGAGGAACACTCCGTTGAGATCCCTCCATCTGTTTCCGGAAATGAAAGGAGAATCATGCATGACTCATGTCAAGTGATACTCTCATCTAGTGCCCTTgaacagagagaaaagagtTCAAGTCCCAACAACTGCTTTCCGACTACTCTCGACAGTTCTGGTGTTGTCTTAGGACAACCTGAACTTTTGCATAAAGCTGTCATGGACTACCATAACCGCTTTCCGACTACTCTCGACAGTTCTGGTGTTGTCTTAGAACAACCTGAACTTTTGCATAAAGCTGTCATGGACTACCATAACCTGAGTCAGTTAGGAAGTAGTGGAGCTAAGGATGTGCTTAAAATGCAATCAGAAGCAAGGAGGCATCTATTATCTTTGGGATGGCATATGCTTGTCAAACAGAAAGGTAAAGGAGACAGGCAAAGATGGTGCTACACTTCACCTCTAGGCAGAAGTTGTATGACACTTTCAACCGCCTGCAAGATCTGTTTAGATGAAGAGGGTGTCTACAATCGTACCGACTCTCCTGTTAGAACTATGGAAAATGTATTCATTATACAGAAGGCTGAGGGCCAGTTAGTTAGTAATAAAATTTACTCTGCACCAAGTAATATAGATGTACAGGAATGCTCGATGCCTTCAAATTCAATAAGAACATGTTGTGGAGAGTCTCCTAGAATATCTCCACCCAAAGGTTTCGAGGAATTTGGTCAAGACAAATTTCAAAGAACTAAAAAACCCAGGAGCATGgctaatttattttgtttttcaccTCACTTAGCTCAAAGGCAACATAATTTAGATGGTAAAGCATGTGAATCAGGCATCCAGACTGTATGCAAAAAGTATTTGAGGTCCACAAGAAGTCCTGGAGCAGTTAAGCAAAAATTGAACAGAGAAAGTGTATGTGCgaatatcaataaattttcagATGACATAGAACATAGGAGGTCTATGCGGGTGTCACGCTCAAGCAAAAGAGTTCATGAGGTGGTCACTCCAAGTCCTTCACACCACAACCCTAGAACAGTACTCTCCTGGTTGATAGACAACAATATGGTGTTGCCCAGGGCAAAGGTTTATTACTGTAGAGGGAAGGGCCTTCAACCAATGGCTGAAGGAAGGATATCTCGTGATGGGATCAAATGCTGCTGCTGTCAGAAGGTATTTACTATCAATGGTTTCGGAATACACGCTGGCGGTATTTCATCTCGATCGGCTGCAAATATACTGCTGGAAGATGGACAATCTTTGTTAGAGTGCCAGATACTATGCAATAAAAAGACCTCGAACTTTAAGATCGAAGCATTTGATTGTATGGAAGGTGGCTATTCTAAAGGTGAGAATGACTATATCTGTTCAATTTGTCACTTTGGAGGCACATTAATTTTATGTGATCAGTGTCCATCATCATTCCACCAAAGCTGCCTGGGTTTACAGGTAGACATACCTCTTCTTAGTTTCTTAGTTCAATATATTAGAAATTTGAGATttgttgactgttgactgtttTAGGACATTCCCGAAGGTGATTGGTTTTGTCCATCGTGTTGTTGTGGCATTTGTGGCCAGAACAATTTGAGTCAAGATGCCAATGTTGCTGATGACCCTTCCCTCACTTGTTATCAATGTGAACGTAAATGTACGTACTTCATCTAAAAAGTCATTCATTACATAAGAACATGCATATTTTTGAAGAATAACCCACAAATATCGTCCGTTAATGCTCGGGTAGTTTCTTCGTGCAGATCATGTTGAATGCCTAAGGGAGACCAAAAAGTTTGGAATCCGTTCTAACACTTATTGGTTTTGTAACAAACAATGTAAAGTGGTAATTCTCAAcccttcttcatttctttaaaaGGTTCGACTGTCACGAGCTTACTACTCCatgtattttataatataaacttGGATGATTTTGCATAATCTGACTTCATTGAGAATTGATTGCCTAAAAAGTTGATATATTGGGATACGATTTAAAATGCCTCGGCCGAGTAGCAAGTATTTCGGTGTTCAGTGTGATTAATGTCATGAAAATCATATAGTAAATATTCTTAGTCTTCCTTGTTTTGGTCCAGATATATTGTGGTCTCCAGAAGCTATTGGGAAGATCAATTCCAGTGGGTG
The Cucurbita pepo subsp. pepo cultivar mu-cu-16 chromosome LG16, ASM280686v2, whole genome shotgun sequence genome window above contains:
- the LOC111777057 gene encoding uncharacterized protein LOC111777057, which translates into the protein MAVLHLEVQGAGRKRKRRVERRLLVDEKVEIRSLEDGFLGSWHGGTVIACSNGVRHVMYDHLLCNDGSGLLVDAISVSANLDEANSLSGNTNVRGYIRPIPPMVEFGKWGLPYGQCVDVNYQDAWWEGVVFDHEDGSEERRIFFPDLGDELTVGIGTLRITQDWNEATGDWQRRGTWSFLELMDQCEQESYLPVSLKQIWYEVRAKEDFMKIGEWTSPMNDLWKELVMEVIEENLDITLKEMLRVFEISSSVRCEFGKTNDCVNKNPSINFVDFDTTAVTGESIKSDMMVKDDFNQENAFDALGEVHTHDSLDAELLDSGPNSIDFHLSQGKSQLDDDIESKTSNDLDFSCHDEALSVLPRGSSTIASDSEAFSGASGSISCQQPPIIKHKNVNKQLKCLGRGRFVKWETLSATIPLDAASCPDAVKEYSIWGKEKATQALAENARKHLLHLGWEIECRTDKPTFRYTSPDGKCFYSLLQVCNLLEEHSVEIPPSVSGNERRIMHDSCQVILSSSALEQREKSSSPNNCFPTTLDSSGVVLGQPELLHKAVMDYHNRFPTTLDSSGVVLEQPELLHKAVMDYHNLSQLGSSGAKDVLKMQSEARRHLLSLGWHMLVKQKGKGDRQRWCYTSPLGRSCMTLSTACKICLDEEGVYNRTDSPVRTMENVFIIQKAEGQLVSNKIYSAPSNIDVQECSMPSNSIRTCCGESPRISPPKGFEEFGQDKFQRTKKPRSMANLFCFSPHLAQRQHNLDGKACESGIQTVCKKYLRSTRSPGAVKQKLNRESVCANINKFSDDIEHRRSMRVSRSSKRVHEVVTPSPSHHNPRTVLSWLIDNNMVLPRAKVYYCRGKGLQPMAEGRISRDGIKCCCCQKVFTINGFGIHAGGISSRSAANILLEDGQSLLECQILCNKKTSNFKIEAFDCMEGGYSKGENDYICSICHFGGTLILCDQCPSSFHQSCLGLQDIPEGDWFCPSCCCGICGQNNLSQDANVADDPSLTCYQCERKYHVECLRETKKFGIRSNTYWFCNKQCKVIYCGLQKLLGRSIPVGGDNLTWSLLKATTSDTDYFNSPHLETLTETQSKLNVALSVMHECFKPVREHHTRRDIAEDVIFSRSSELKRLNFQGFYTVLLERNDELVSVAAIRIYGEKVAEVPLIGTRFQYRRLGMCRILMNELEERLRGLGVQRLILPAVSSVLHTWTTSFGFSKMTDSERLEFLNYTFLDFQETVMCQKLLQKNTVGSSSLSGKSQIHDDANENSNGSDEI